The genomic DNA GCCGATTTTTCGGTAGAGGGCACCGTCCCAGAGACCATGTACTCCCACTCCGAGGTGGCGTGGGCCTCCACCGAGTCCTGGCAGCAGATTAGCCATGCGCCAGAAGGTGTGATCGGCACCGCAGCGCTGTATAAGTACGAGGTTCCAGGCTCCGTGAAGGTGTCCAAGTCGTTCTCCGGCCTGGCGGCCTATCAGTCTGAGCGCGGCTCGCTGCTTACCATGCAGGGCTTCTTGTACGGCATCTCCGCCCTGGTCACCGTGGCCTTCTTGACCGTGTGGACCATCCAGCGCACCCGCGATCTTTCGATTCTGCGCGCGCTCGGCGCAACCGTGCGTTACCTCTTGCGCGATGCCCTGGCACAAGCCGCCATCATCTTGGCCGCCGGCACCATTGCGGGCGCCGTCGTTGGTTGGGTGCTTGGCGCGCTTGCCTCCGGCACCGTGCCCTTCGATGTTTCCCTGCGCACCATCGCCGTTCCCGCGGTTGGCATCTGGGCCCTCGGCATGGCCGGCGCCCTTACTGCTACCCGCCGGGTAGCTAAAGCCAACCCACTCGATGCCCTTGGAGGAA from Corynebacterium tuberculostearicum includes the following:
- a CDS encoding ABC transporter permease; this translates as MFLAIREITTARGRFALIGGTVALITLLLVMLSGLTEGLSKQNTSALEALEEDYPYISFSTEDPSFSESEMHAGDIASDGIPLGAAQTKLEGHGGVTVLSLPAGTQVPGTDKTIPEQGVLLPESIDAADTVTLGGADFSVEGTVPETMYSHSEVAWASTESWQQISHAPEGVIGTAALYKYEVPGSVKVSKSFSGLAAYQSERGSLLTMQGFLYGISALVTVAFLTVWTIQRTRDLSILRALGATVRYLLRDALAQAAIILAAGTIAGAVVGWVLGALASGTVPFDVSLRTIAVPAVGIWALGMAGALTATRRVAKANPLDALGGNA